A genomic stretch from Vulpes lagopus strain Blue_001 chromosome 11, ASM1834538v1, whole genome shotgun sequence includes:
- the EIF3M gene encoding eukaryotic translation initiation factor 3 subunit M: MSVPAFIDISEEDQAAELRAYLKSKGAEISEENSEGGLHVDLAQIIEACDVCLKEDDKDVESVMNSVVSLLLILEPDKQEALIESLCEKLVKFREGERPSLRLQLLSNLFHGMDKNTPVRYTVYCSLIKVAASCGAIQYIPTELDQVRKWISDWNLTTEKKHTLLRLLYEALVDCKKSDAASKVMVELLGSYTEDNASQARVDAHRCIVRALKDPNAFLFDHLLTLKPVKFLEGELIHDLLTIFVSAKLASYVKFYQNNKDFIDSLGLLHEQNMAKMRLLTFMGMAVENKEISFDTMQQELQIGADDVEAFVIDAVRTKMVYCKIDQTQRKVVVSHSTHRTFGKQQWQQLYDTLNAWKQNLNKVKNSLLSLSDT, encoded by the exons ATGAGCGTCCCGGCCTTCATCGACATCAGCGAGGAAGATCAG GCTGCTGAGCTTCGAGCTTATCTGAAATCTAAAGGAGCTGAAATTTCAGAAGAGAACTCAGAAGGTGGACTTCATGTAGATTTGGCTCAAATTATTGAGGCCTGTGATGTATGTCTGAAAGAAGACGATaaag ATGTTGAAAGTGTGATGAACAGCGTGGTATCCCTCCTATTGATCCTGGAGCCAGACAAGCAAGAAGCTCTGATCGAAAGCCTATGTGAAAAACTGGTCAAATTTCGGGAAGGTGAACGCCCATCTTTGAGACTGCAGTT GCTAAGCAACCTTTTCCATGGGATGGATAAGAATACTCCTGTAAGATATACAGTATATTGCAGCCTCATTAAAGTGGCAGCATCTTGTGGGGCCATCCAGTATATTCCAACTGAGCTGGATCAA GTTCGAAAATGGATTTCTGATTGGAACCTCACCACTGAAAAAAAACACACCCTTTTAAGGCTCCTTTATGAGGCACTTGTGGATTGTAAGAAAAG TGATGCTGCCTCAAAAGTCATGGTAGAGTTGCTAGGAAGTTACACAGAGGACAACGCTTCCCAGGCTCGAGTTGATGCCCACAG GTGTATTGTACGAGCATTGAAAGATCCAAATGCATTTCTCTTTGACCATCTTCTCACTTTAAAACCAGTCAAATTTTTGGAAGGCGAGCTTATTCATGAT CTTTTAACCATTTTTGTGAGTGCTAAACTGGCATCATATGTCAAGTTTTATCAGAATAATAAAGACTTCATTGATTCACTTG GTCTATTACATgaacagaatatggcaaaaatgAGACTGCTTACTTTCATGGGAATGGcagtggaaaataaagaaatttcttttgacACAATGCAGCAAGAACTTCAGATTGGAGCCGATGATGTTGAAGCATTTGTTATTGATG CAGTAAGAACTAAAATGGTCTACTGCAAAATTGATCAGACCCAGAGGAAAGTAGTTGTCAG tcATAGTACACATCGGACATTTGGAAAACAGCAGTGGCAGCAACTGTATGACACACTAAATGCCTGGAAACAAAACTTGAACAAAGTGAAAAACAGCCTTTTGAGTCTTTCTGATACATGA